A stretch of DNA from bacterium:
CGGAATTTTCAGTAGTGTGCGCAGTTCCTCTGAATATTCTATTGGATTCTCCATTCCGACAGCCAAGATCACTAAGTCTGCCGGAATGGAAACCGTCTTGTCGAGCAGCGTATCGGTGAAGGTCACCTTTTCCACGCAACCATCACCGATCAGCTCGGGCGGATGTTTTGGATCATAGCGGAGGAAGAGCACGCCGTCATGTCGGACCTCTCGGTAGTACTCCTCGGCCCCATGCCCGACCATGCGCATGTCCCGATAGAGGACCACCGAGTCTATGCCGCGTGCCTTGAGTTCGGAGGCTTGCTTGCAGGTGGCGGGGCAGCAGTAGCGTGAGCAACCGCTGTAGCCGTGCTCGGGATGCCGCGAACCCACGCATTGCAGGAAGACCGCGCGCTTGGCACCCGCGAGCACTTTGTCGGGATCGCCGTCCTTCAGAATTCTCTCCAGATCCATCGAGCTGATCACGTTGGGTGCTTCGCCGTAGCGCCACTCTTTACCGGGAACGTGAAGAGCCGAGCCGATAGCGACAATGATCGCGCCCGCCTTAACGGGGGGAATACCGTCGCCTTTGCCGCTCGGGTCGAGATGCACTTCGAAACTGCCGACATAACCGGTTACGGCCTTTACTTTCGTATTCAGGAGAACGCGAATCTTGGATTTTTTCAGCGCTTCAAGGAGCTCGCTTGCGGGAGTTGCGCTTGATCTATTTGAGGGAAACGTGGCGTGCAAGGCGTGAACCCGTCCGCCGAGCTTGTCCGATGATTCGATGAGCGTTACACCGATTCCGAGACGATCCAGGTCAATCGCGGCTCGCAGACCGGCGATGCCGCCGCCGATGACCACCGCATGTTTAGTGATTTCGACGCCGATCACCTCCAGCGGCTGAAGCTGCTTGGAACGGGCGACGGCCATGCGTACCAAGTCGAGAGCCTTGCCGTAGGCTTTATCACGGGACTTGGAATGCACCCACGAACATTGATCGCGAATGTTGGCCATTTCGAGCAAATAGGGATTGAGTCCCGCTCCCAAACAGGCTTGGCGAAAAACGGGCTCGTGGGTGCGGGGTGTGCAAGCGGCGACAACCACGCGGTTGATCTTGTACTCGGCGATCTTCTCCTGAATGGATTTTTGTCCAGTGTCGGCACAGGCAAAGAGTTCCACCGATGCATGGACGACACCGGGGAGCTTGGCGGCTTCCTCAGCGAGTTGCTCGGTTTGAATGATCCGTCCGATATTGGCGCCGCAGCGGCAGACGAACACTCCGACGCGCGGAGGAGCGGCCGGATCAATCGGCTCGGGTTCGGGCGGACGGATCTCCGGCATCTCGAAACCGCGGACATAACAGGCCGCCTTGGCCGCCGCCGCTGACGCCTGCGCAACACACTCGGGGATAACATGCGGCCCGCCGGCGCTGCCGCAGAGAAAAACTCCTTCGCGATTGGTTTCCACCGGGTGATCGGCGGAAGCCGCCGCGAAGAAACCGATGGCATTCGTTTGCACTCCCAGAGCGTTCGCCAGATCGGCGGTCTCATCGCGCGGGACGCCCGCGCAACTGAGCACCACCATATCAGACCGCAATCGTAACTGACGACGAATCTCCGTGTCTTCGACGAAAATCTCGATGTCGTCGTTCTCCACTTCCATGAGCTTGCTGGGTCGGCCGCGCACGAAGTGAATGTAATCCTCGCCCTCGGCGCGCTCGACGAATGCATCGAATCCCTTGCCGAAGGCGCGAATGTCGGTGTAGAGAATGGTGCAGGATTCGACTTCGGGTTGATGCTGGCGGTAGAGGAGTGCGTCTTTAACGGCATTCATGCAGCAATAGCGCGAGCAATTGGGGCGACCGCCCTCGCCGCGGGCGCCGACGCACTGAATGAACGCAAGGTTTTTCGGTTCCTTCCGATCGGAAGGACGAATCACATGCCCTTGAGTCGGACCGGAAGCATTCAGCAATCGCTCGAATTCGAGACTGGTCATTACGTTCTGCCACACGCCGTAGCCGTAGCTCTTCATGACGTGCGGATGGAACTCATCGAAGCCGGTGGCGACGATTACCGAACCCACGTTCAAACGGCGAGTCGTCGGCTGCATATCGTGTTCGATAGCCTCGCGCTTGCAGACGCGGCGGCAGCGTTCGCAGACGAGATGGGTGGGCGTATTCAGGCAGGTGGAGATGTCAATGACGTAGGCGGAAGGAACCGCCTGAGGATAGGGGCGATAGATGGCCTTGCGGGCGGCGAGTCCGAGATCCCATTCGTTACGGCTGGTTTGCGGGCAGGCCATCGCGCAATCTCCGCAACCGGTGCAGCGATCCAGTTTCACGAATCGCGGCTGCGAGACGACGGTCGCGCGAAAATCACCGGCCCGGCCGGAGAGGCCCGTGACCTGCGACAGCGTGAGGATCTCGATATTCGGATGCCGACCGGCGTCCATGGCCCGCGGGCCGAGGATTCATATCGAGCAGTCCATCGTGGGGAAGGTCTTGTCGAGTTGAGCCATCCTTCCCCCGATCGCCGGATCTTTCTCAATCAGATAGACCTTGTATCCGGCATTGGCCAAGTCCAGCGAGGCTTGAATGCCCGCGATGCCGCCGCCGATAACAAGCACGCCCTTTTCCATCATACCGTCTCGGGAAGTTGAGAGAAATTCTCGCGGGTCACTTCGTCTGATCCTTCGCTTCAGCCGCTTTCGGCTT
This window harbors:
- a CDS encoding FAD-dependent oxidoreductase, producing the protein MMEKGVLVIGGGIAGIQASLDLANAGYKVYLIEKDPAIGGRMAQLDKTFPTMDCSI
- a CDS encoding FAD-dependent oxidoreductase encodes the protein MDAGRHPNIEILTLSQVTGLSGRAGDFRATVVSQPRFVKLDRCTGCGDCAMACPQTSRNEWDLGLAARKAIYRPYPQAVPSAYVIDISTCLNTPTHLVCERCRRVCKREAIEHDMQPTTRRLNVGSVIVATGFDEFHPHVMKSYGYGVWQNVMTSLEFERLLNASGPTQGHVIRPSDRKEPKNLAFIQCVGARGEGGRPNCSRYCCMNAVKDALLYRQHQPEVESCTILYTDIRAFGKGFDAFVERAEGEDYIHFVRGRPSKLMEVENDDIEIFVEDTEIRRQLRLRSDMVVLSCAGVPRDETADLANALGVQTNAIGFFAAASADHPVETNREGVFLCGSAGGPHVIPECVAQASAAAAKAACYVRGFEMPEIRPPEPEPIDPAAPPRVGVFVCRCGANIGRIIQTEQLAEEAAKLPGVVHASVELFACADTGQKSIQEKIAEYKINRVVVAACTPRTHEPVFRQACLGAGLNPYLLEMANIRDQCSWVHSKSRDKAYGKALDLVRMAVARSKQLQPLEVIGVEITKHAVVIGGGIAGLRAAIDLDRLGIGVTLIESSDKLGGRVHALHATFPSNRSSATPASELLEALKKSKIRVLLNTKVKAVTGYVGSFEVHLDPSGKGDGIPPVKAGAIIVAIGSALHVPGKEWRYGEAPNVISSMDLERILKDGDPDKVLAGAKRAVFLQCVGSRHPEHGYSGCSRYCCPATCKQASELKARGIDSVVLYRDMRMVGHGAEEYYREVRHDGVLFLRYDPKHPPELIGDGCVEKVTFTDTLLDKTVSIPADLVILAVGMENPIEYSEELRTLLKIPRGSDGFFLERHPELGPVETCIDGVFLCGTIQGPKDISDSVVQASASAGKVAELLSRETIYLEPVVCEVQPELCRACGECVEICEYHALQMTVDETGRQVAQINRALCKGCGTCAVWCPTTAIRACHFTDAQITSMIETLFEEYHV